One Notolabrus celidotus isolate fNotCel1 chromosome 18, fNotCel1.pri, whole genome shotgun sequence DNA window includes the following coding sequences:
- the si:dkey-94l16.4 gene encoding transcription factor 20 codes for MEEPPMSVDDLQPQDLSTSSLPSVMDLTRRGEECVLSPASLDALRRVTSSAWYQNSGTSTPGFSETQSSDITPQPGDQIQPDNAFSHTTVTLSYVSRSHVFSTQDSLSFSVPPLSRLSLHDSDKGLRETSFALNQHYEEQVEGPVDLAAQTLLQSLSQAQGGPGTDGGAYLTQEGHELNCGGVSPDRDSDAGDLQRGCWGLENGRGDTWSGSGVCAESSPETLAPAGGEAETSGDSEVIFLFSKEQAPVMAPGSAGVRDLCSLSREFVSPLEDPVSPSAASQDDVEDVFILPEASSSPSGAASYLETTEEAEWDSLRTEGGAQPGSDLNDGSGLDSSAENNHRPKAELEPLIDLTEDDSENQPQAVVPHVNGNTKTPRRTLKGKRLPARPGRGTRLETIVMSINSGRYKVSGCIRTKKKSSPSTGGDSKVSGPQRTDSRSAGQRARRASGPPTAKTKDKPVTPRRRGKTSTLNHVKDSTSDSKSIHNSKRSAGLKNSKQEAELLSHAKPSAENHVATCSPPKPSLPKPPPPPPSSTPSPKKQKGKAPGKKPSPTAKTTPPQRKRRRKKVTQSQASSMFAPKEPEIKLRYVNYKEEKRDLRADGFSPYVHVKHQQASPALCSVMNYPEEVRPQTRKQQAHKGAFISATIPSTSCLKLGRVSTHGQHRRSLVCCLCGHPANAMDLGDLHGPYYPEGYQLTTKTTARVSGLKEDEDDFSDSDSSCSVRGRGRKCPSTPRPLRPGANLKSPCWTGDSTGSPAAKRARSGAGSADVEDWYSPPVLPAEPCEYWLHEDCGIWSTGVYLVRGRVYGLEEVLRAAQETTCSACQDSGATLGCFFKGCPNKYHYRCALQSDCVLIEENFSMKCKKHKNKTFKASAGTRCDDR; via the exons ATGGAGGAGCCACCCATGAGTGTGGATGACCTCCAGCCTCAGGACCTCTCCACCTCCAGCCTCCCCTCAGTGATGGACCTgaccaggagaggagaggagtgtgtCCTCAGCCCCGCCTCCCTTGATGCCTTGCGGAGGGTCACGAGCTCCGCCTGGTACCAGAACTCAGGGACCAGTACCCCTGGATTTTCAGAGACTCAATCCTCTGACATCACGCCCCAACCCGGAGATCAGATCCAACCGGACAACGCCTTCTCCCACACTACAGTCACCCTGTCCTACGTGAGCAGGTCTCACGTCTTCTCCACCCAAGACTCCTTGTCCTTCAGCGTGCCCCCTCTCAGCAGGCTGTCCCTCCATGACTCAGATAAAGGACTCAGGGAGACCAGCTTTGCACTGAACCAGCATTACGAGGAGCAGGTAGAGGGGCCGGTGGACCTTGCTGCTCAGACTCTTCTTCAGTCTTTGTCTCAGGCTCAGGGGGGGCCAGGGACCGATGGAGGGGCTTATCTCACACAGGAGGGACATGAGTTGAACTGTGGGGGGGTGTCCCCCGACAGAGACTCAGATGCTGGAGACCTGCAGAGAGGATGTTGGGGTTTGGAGAATGGTAGGGGTGACACCTGGTCAGGTTCAGGAGTCTGTGCTGAATCCTCCCCGGAGACTCTCGCTCCTGCTGGGGGGGAGGCAGAGACGAGCGGGGATTCTGAGGTGATCTTCCTCTTCTCTAAGGAACAGGCCCCAGTGATGGCCCCGGGCAGCGCAGGTGTTAGAGACCTGTGTTCACTCAGCAGGGAGTTCGTCAGTCCTCTGGAGGACCCagtctctccctctgcagcctctcaggaTGATGTGGAGGACGTGTTCATCCTGCCTGAGGCCTCCAGTTCCCCCAGCGGGGCCGCCTCTTATCTGGAGACCACTGAGGAGGCTGAATGGGACAGCCTGAGGACAGAGGGGGGCGCTCAGCCCGGGTCTGACTTGAATGATGGTTCAGGGTTAGATTCCAGTGCTGAGAATAATCACAGACCGAAGGCGGAGCTGGAGCCTCTGATCGACCTGACGGAGGACGATTCAGAGAACCAACCACAGGCTGTCGTTCCTCACGTCAACGGGAACACAAAGACTCCAAGGAGGACTTTAAAAGGGAAGAGACTGCCAGCCCGCCCCGGCAGAGGGACGCGCTTAGAGACCATAGTGATGAGCATTAACTCAGGCAGGTATAAAGTGTCAGGATGCATTCGCACTAAGAAGAAGAGTTCCCCATCCACAGGGGGCGATTCAAAGGTATCAGGTCCTCAGAGGACAGACAGCCGCTCAGCAGGACAGAGGGCGAGGAGAGCCAGTGGTCCTCCCACAGCCAAGACAAAAGACAAACCAGTCACTCCAAGGAGGAGGGGCAAAACCAGTACCCTCAACCACGTCAAAGACTCTACCTCTGATTCTAAAAGTATCCATAACTCTAAGAGGTCAGCTGGGCTCAAAAACTCAAAGCAGGAGGCGGAGCTTCTTTCTCACGCTAAACCTTCAGCAGAAAACCATGTGGCGACATGTTCCCCTCCAAAACCCTCTCTGCCaaaaccacctccacctccaccatcaTCCACACCTTctccaaagaaacaaaaaggtaAAGCTCCAGGTAAGAAACCGTCTCCCACTGCCAAGACCACCCCtcctcagaggaagaggaggaggaagaaggtcACACAGAGCCAAGCGTCCTCCATGTTCGCCCCCAAAGAGCCTGAGATCAAACTGAGGTATGTCAACtacaaggaggagaagagggaccTGAGGGCGGACGGCTTCTCTCCGTATGTCCATGTGAAGCATCAGCAGGCGTCTCCGGCGCTCTGCTCGGTGATGAACTACCCCGAGGAGGTCAGACCTCAGACCAGGAAGCAGCAGGCTCACAAGGGTGCCTTCATCTCTGCCACCATACCCAGCACTTCCTGTCTGAAGCTGGGCCGGGTGTCCACGCACGGCCAGCACCGGCGCTCCCTCGTCTGCTGCCTGTGTGGACACCCCGCCAACGCCATGGACCTGGGAGACCTCCATGGACCCTACTACCCCGAGGGATACCAGCTCACTACCAAAACCACCGCCAGAGTCTCAGGCCTGAAAGAGGATGAGGACGACTTCAGCGACTCGGACTCATCCTGTAGCGTCAGGGGCCGCGGGAGGAAGTGTCCCTCCACACCGCGGCCCCTGAGGCCAGGAGCCAACCTGAAGAGCCCCTGCTGGACTGGGGACAGTACAGGCAGCCCTGCAGCTAAGCGGGCCAGGTCTGGTGCTGGCTCTGCAGACGTGGAGGACTGGTACAGTCCCCCTGTACTGCCTGCCGAGCCCTGTGAGTACTGGCTCCATGAGGACTGCGGGATCTGGTCTACAGGCGTGTACCTGGTGCGGGGCAGAGTGTACGGGCTGGAGGAGGTGTTGAGGGCGGCGCAGGAGACG aCGTGTTCCGCATGTCAGGACTCTGGAGCCACACTGGGCTGCTTCTTCAAAGGCTGTCCCAATAAATACCATTACAGGTGTGCTCTACAGTCAG ACTGTGTCCTCATCGAAGAAAACTTCTCCATGAAGTGTAAAAAGCACAAG AACAAGACATTCAAAGCTTCTGCAGGGACCCGCTGTGATGACAGGTGA